The proteins below come from a single Saccharophagus degradans 2-40 genomic window:
- a CDS encoding protein-glutamate methylesterase/protein-glutamine glutaminase — MKPIKVLIIDDSALIRSLLREMITSDPRLEVCGAAEDPYQAREMIKQLNPHVLTLDIEMPRMNGISFLKNLMRLHPLPVVMISTLTQVGAPETLEALSLGAVDFIGKPKQHSDLGLSQYRDEIIRKLICAAGANVTAMEGVGKAKATGLDAVAQSKSLKTGFLCAIGASTGGTEAIKAVVSSLPLNSPPIVVTQHIPPAFSTSFAKRLDGASAVKVYEAQHQQPIEKGCVYIAPGDAHLKVSKTAKGYICLLDSGEMVNRHRPSVEVLFDSVCEQVGNKAMGVILTGMGADGAEALKRMRDAGSHTIAQDEATSIVWGMPGAAVKLDAAAEVLPLNKVAANIIKHALK, encoded by the coding sequence ATGAAACCTATAAAAGTACTAATAATTGACGACTCCGCTCTCATCCGTTCATTACTGCGCGAAATGATTACCAGCGACCCGCGGCTAGAAGTGTGTGGCGCGGCAGAAGACCCTTATCAAGCGCGCGAAATGATCAAACAACTTAACCCCCATGTGCTAACACTGGATATAGAAATGCCGCGCATGAACGGTATTTCTTTTCTTAAAAACCTAATGCGTTTGCACCCATTACCAGTGGTAATGATTTCTACTCTCACTCAAGTAGGGGCGCCAGAAACACTCGAAGCGTTAAGCTTGGGTGCCGTGGACTTTATCGGCAAGCCCAAGCAGCATTCCGATTTAGGTTTAAGCCAGTACCGCGACGAGATTATTCGCAAACTTATCTGTGCGGCGGGCGCAAATGTAACGGCTATGGAAGGGGTAGGCAAAGCTAAAGCTACAGGGTTGGATGCTGTGGCTCAGTCCAAGTCGCTTAAAACAGGCTTTTTGTGTGCCATAGGTGCGTCTACTGGTGGCACTGAAGCTATTAAAGCGGTTGTATCTAGTCTGCCTTTAAACAGTCCGCCTATTGTTGTTACCCAGCATATTCCACCTGCATTTAGCACATCGTTCGCAAAACGCTTAGATGGTGCTAGTGCGGTAAAAGTATACGAAGCGCAACACCAGCAGCCTATAGAAAAAGGCTGTGTGTATATTGCCCCTGGCGATGCCCACCTTAAAGTAAGCAAAACTGCTAAGGGCTATATTTGCTTGTTGGATTCCGGCGAAATGGTAAATCGTCATAGGCCATCGGTAGAGGTATTGTTCGATTCAGTATGCGAGCAGGTGGGCAACAAAGCCATGGGCGTCATTTTAACTGGTATGGGTGCCGACGGAGCTGAAGCACTGAAGCGGATGCGTGATGCCGGTAGTCACACAATTGCGCAGGATGAAGCCACCTCTATTGTTTGGGGGATGCCCGGCGCTGCAGTGAAATTGGATGCGGCAGCAGAAGTGCTTCCGTTAAACAAAGTAGCTGCAAATATAATTAAGCACGCGTTGAAATAA
- the cheD gene encoding chemoreceptor glutamine deamidase CheD: protein MLKGLTSKADARLKPALPGFTNVYRYWDARFAKVAVKLQPGECYVTKNDEMLVTVLGSCIAACIRDPVAGVGGMNHFMLPEQAAGHEITRNSLSNPELCYGNWAMEHLINSIIKCGGMRNRLEIKLFGGGRVLANMVRMDIGQRNIEFVESFLANDELPVIAKDLGGNYPRKILYFAATGQAKMKKMGIASDTNLVKQEKAYLDSLATKPSAGDVELF from the coding sequence ATGTTAAAGGGATTAACAAGTAAAGCAGATGCTCGTTTAAAGCCTGCGCTACCAGGGTTTACCAATGTATACCGCTACTGGGATGCTCGTTTCGCTAAGGTGGCCGTAAAATTACAGCCTGGCGAATGCTATGTAACTAAAAACGACGAAATGTTAGTGACTGTGCTGGGGTCGTGTATCGCTGCGTGTATCCGCGACCCAGTTGCCGGTGTAGGAGGTATGAACCATTTTATGTTACCCGAACAAGCCGCAGGGCATGAAATCACTCGCAATAGCTTGAGTAACCCCGAGCTGTGTTACGGCAACTGGGCGATGGAGCACTTAATAAATAGCATTATTAAATGCGGCGGTATGCGCAATAGGCTGGAGATCAAATTATTCGGCGGCGGGCGGGTGCTGGCAAATATGGTGCGCATGGATATAGGCCAGCGCAATATAGAATTTGTAGAAAGCTTTTTAGCTAATGATGAACTGCCTGTTATTGCAAAAGATTTAGGCGGTAACTACCCAAGAAAAATTCTTTATTTTGCCGCAACAGGGCAAGCCAAAATGAAAAAAATGGGTATTGCATCAGATACTAACTTGGTTAAACAAGAAAAAGCTTACTTGGATTCTTTGGCCACTAAGCCCAGTGCGGGCGATGTAGAACTGTTTTAG
- a CDS encoding CheR family methyltransferase, whose product MVNPSRTAVVGDHEAREFPMSIANFEIIKRIAMEWTGISLSDHKRNMIYGRLSRRLRALGLSDFNQYCNLLEASPAAEKTEFINSITTNLTAFFREIHHFEYLARTVIPNLMRANAASRKIRIWSAGCSTGEEPYSIAMVFKSFSALKGWDVKILATDLDSNVVAKGAGAVYPIDRAEGVPDKYRQFFKRDKTSNNVQIKDSVRELIRFRQLNLLHEWPMRGSFDIIFCRNVVIYFDLPTQKKLFNRYADMLVDNGHLFIGHSENLYKVTDRFNSMGRTIYQKAY is encoded by the coding sequence ATGGTTAACCCAAGTCGAACAGCAGTAGTTGGGGATCACGAAGCGCGTGAGTTTCCTATGTCTATTGCCAATTTCGAAATAATAAAACGTATTGCAATGGAGTGGACAGGCATTAGTCTTTCCGATCATAAGCGCAATATGATCTATGGTCGTTTGTCGCGCCGGTTACGCGCGCTTGGGTTATCTGATTTTAATCAGTATTGTAACTTGTTGGAAGCATCGCCCGCGGCCGAAAAAACGGAGTTTATCAATTCAATTACTACAAACCTTACGGCTTTTTTTCGCGAAATACACCACTTTGAATATTTGGCACGTACTGTTATTCCAAATTTAATGCGGGCTAATGCAGCGAGTCGTAAAATTAGAATTTGGTCTGCAGGTTGCTCTACAGGCGAAGAGCCATATTCAATAGCCATGGTTTTTAAAAGCTTCTCGGCCCTAAAGGGTTGGGATGTGAAAATTCTAGCCACCGATCTTGACTCCAATGTGGTTGCCAAAGGCGCGGGCGCGGTTTACCCCATTGATAGAGCCGAGGGCGTACCGGATAAATACCGGCAGTTTTTTAAAAGGGATAAAACTTCCAATAACGTTCAAATAAAAGACAGCGTGCGCGAATTAATTCGATTTCGTCAGCTCAACTTATTACACGAATGGCCAATGCGCGGTTCTTTCGACATTATATTCTGTCGGAACGTGGTGATTTATTTCGATTTGCCAACCCAGAAAAAACTCTTCAACCGTTACGCGGATATGCTCGTTGATAATGGCCACCTGTTTATTGGCCATTCGGAAAACCTCTATAAGGTTACCGATAGATTTAACAGTATGGGCCGTACTATTTATCAAAAAGCGTACTGA
- a CDS encoding methyl-accepting chemotaxis protein: MKKLFELFGGGHSRQEKELEDKVNAARSALAVIEFTPEGVVETANDLFLNAMGYSLNEIQGKHHSIFVTDEYRNSNDYKNFWSNLRRGESLSGEIERVTSNGESVLLHATYSPLLDEDGSVYRVIKFATDITEVRRESNQASALKLCQANVMLADNELNIVYMNDTVVEMLQEREKELQQHLPSFKVKDLIGTNVDTFHKSPEHQRNLLRELKTPYKTTLNIGDMVFGLIATPWFNSNGERLGTLVEWLDKTEEVKKQNELAAIAAENARVRYALDSVTANVMIADPEGNILYMNESVNGMFKNAESDIKRDLPNFDSRTLVGTNMDVFHKNPAHQRNLLNNLTSTYNGGAKVGGRSFTVIANPIFVDGKKIGAVVEWADRTAEVAIEKEIDEMVAAASQGDFTKQISLDGKNGFFLGLAKGLNDLVTTVEVALNDISRVLGSMARGVLTERITRNYDGSFGELKENANGTIEKLTDIIGKIRTASNAISTAANEIAQGNADLSQRTEEQASSLEETASSMEEMTSTVRQSAENAQQANTLAMSAQKKAGEGGQVVSKAVEAMGAISESSKKINDIIGVIDEIAFQTNLLALNAAVEAARAGEQGRGFAVVAGEVRNLAQRSAAAAKEIKELIRDSVSKVEDGTVLVNRSGETLEELVSSVETVSNMMQEISNGATEQTSGIEQVNTAISQMDEMTQQNAALVEEASAAGEAMAEQAARLMEEVSFFTISQNQQHMVVSASARPAKKSVSTRASSAPSVSDDDWEDF; this comes from the coding sequence ATGAAAAAATTGTTTGAGTTGTTTGGCGGTGGTCACAGCCGGCAGGAAAAAGAGTTAGAAGATAAAGTAAATGCGGCAAGAAGTGCTTTGGCCGTAATTGAATTTACGCCAGAAGGTGTTGTAGAAACCGCAAACGATCTGTTTTTAAATGCGATGGGCTACAGCTTAAATGAAATTCAAGGTAAGCACCATTCAATATTCGTTACAGATGAATATAGAAATAGCAACGATTACAAGAATTTTTGGAGTAATTTACGCCGTGGCGAAAGTCTGTCGGGCGAAATAGAGCGGGTTACAAGCAATGGTGAATCTGTTTTGCTACATGCGACTTATAGCCCTCTCCTCGACGAGGATGGCTCAGTATATCGCGTAATAAAATTCGCGACGGATATTACTGAAGTTCGCCGAGAGTCCAATCAGGCTAGCGCACTTAAATTGTGTCAGGCAAATGTGATGCTTGCCGATAATGAACTGAATATTGTTTATATGAACGATACAGTAGTAGAAATGCTACAAGAGCGCGAAAAGGAATTGCAGCAACACCTGCCTAGCTTCAAAGTAAAAGATTTAATTGGCACCAACGTTGATACTTTTCATAAAAGCCCAGAGCATCAACGCAATCTGCTAAGAGAACTTAAAACACCCTACAAAACAACATTAAACATAGGCGATATGGTGTTCGGCTTGATTGCCACGCCCTGGTTTAATAGCAATGGTGAGCGGTTAGGCACACTTGTAGAGTGGCTTGATAAAACCGAAGAAGTGAAAAAACAAAACGAATTGGCGGCGATAGCGGCAGAGAATGCACGTGTACGCTACGCGCTAGATAGCGTCACCGCAAATGTCATGATTGCCGACCCTGAAGGCAATATTTTATATATGAACGAATCTGTAAACGGCATGTTCAAAAATGCAGAATCGGATATTAAACGCGACCTCCCCAATTTTGATAGCCGCACATTGGTGGGAACCAATATGGATGTATTCCATAAAAACCCTGCGCATCAACGCAATCTATTGAATAACCTCACCAGCACGTATAACGGCGGTGCAAAGGTGGGCGGTAGATCATTCACTGTTATTGCAAACCCCATTTTTGTAGATGGAAAGAAAATTGGCGCTGTTGTGGAATGGGCCGATCGCACCGCTGAAGTGGCAATAGAGAAAGAAATAGACGAAATGGTGGCGGCCGCGTCTCAGGGTGATTTTACTAAACAAATTTCACTGGATGGCAAGAACGGTTTCTTCTTAGGGTTAGCGAAAGGCCTGAATGATTTGGTCACTACAGTTGAAGTGGCGCTGAATGATATTTCGCGTGTGCTTGGCTCTATGGCGCGTGGCGTGTTAACAGAGCGTATTACCCGCAATTACGACGGATCTTTTGGCGAATTAAAAGAAAACGCCAACGGTACCATCGAAAAACTTACCGATATTATTGGCAAAATTCGAACTGCCTCAAATGCAATAAGCACAGCGGCTAATGAAATTGCACAGGGCAACGCCGATTTAAGTCAGCGCACAGAAGAGCAAGCTTCTTCACTAGAAGAAACCGCCTCTAGTATGGAAGAAATGACCTCTACCGTAAGGCAAAGCGCCGAAAACGCACAACAGGCTAATACCCTAGCTATGTCTGCTCAGAAAAAAGCAGGTGAAGGTGGTCAGGTAGTCTCTAAAGCTGTTGAGGCAATGGGTGCAATAAGCGAATCCAGTAAAAAAATTAACGACATTATCGGCGTAATCGACGAAATCGCCTTCCAAACTAACTTGCTCGCCCTTAACGCCGCAGTAGAAGCCGCGCGCGCAGGTGAACAAGGGCGAGGTTTTGCGGTAGTGGCAGGTGAAGTACGAAACCTTGCTCAGCGCTCAGCCGCTGCGGCGAAAGAAATTAAAGAGCTTATTCGCGATAGTGTTTCTAAGGTGGAGGATGGCACAGTGCTGGTCAATCGCTCTGGTGAAACCCTAGAAGAGCTGGTGTCGTCGGTAGAAACCGTAAGTAATATGATGCAGGAAATAAGCAATGGCGCAACCGAGCAAACCTCGGGTATTGAGCAAGTAAACACTGCAATTTCGCAAATGGATGAAATGACGCAACAGAACGCAGCACTCGTAGAGGAAGCATCGGCCGCAGGTGAGGCCATGGCAGAGCAAGCAGCGCGGCTAATGGAAGAGGTGTCGTTTTTCACTATATCGCAAAATCAACAACACATGGTCGTTAGTGCTAGTGCTCGCCCAGCGAAAAAGAGCGTTTCTACTCGCGCCTCTAGCGCACCCAGCGTTTCAGATGACGACTGGGAAGACTTTTAA